In Paenibacillus sonchi, a single genomic region encodes these proteins:
- a CDS encoding metallophosphoesterase family protein, with translation MGSIKFALFTDLHHDVIPDGLERLNSFITRAREAEVDFIIELGDFCHPCHKNEELLSIFNDFEKPHYHVIGNHDTDLYTKKDVINWLGMEHSYYSFECGNIKFIVLDAAFIRYGNEFEVYHKRNYEVTDGIYPSIPDFELIWLQREISESLLPIVIFSHHSLENSFRKRGVSNREEVQSIINQATANGKKILLCVNGHDHTDSIEKINKNYYFTLNSISYKWFGPEFEHFCYSSEIHEKYPFIKDIVLHSEPLSAIISIDEQYNIEIQGMEGGYQKITPKELGITGPWDGRIISPNVSSMWLLFE, from the coding sequence ATGGGCAGTATAAAGTTTGCACTTTTTACAGATTTACATCATGATGTTATTCCAGATGGGTTAGAAAGATTAAATAGTTTTATAACAAGGGCACGTGAAGCAGAGGTAGATTTTATAATTGAGCTTGGGGATTTCTGTCATCCGTGCCATAAGAATGAAGAATTGCTATCAATATTTAATGATTTTGAAAAGCCACATTACCACGTAATAGGCAATCATGATACTGACCTGTATACTAAAAAAGATGTTATAAATTGGCTTGGTATGGAACACTCATACTATTCATTTGAATGTGGAAATATAAAGTTTATAGTGCTTGATGCAGCTTTTATTCGATACGGTAATGAATTTGAAGTATATCATAAGCGTAATTATGAAGTAACAGATGGTATATATCCATCAATACCTGATTTTGAATTAATTTGGCTACAGCGAGAAATTTCAGAAAGCTTGCTACCTATAGTTATATTTTCGCATCACAGCTTAGAAAACAGCTTTAGAAAACGTGGTGTATCAAACCGAGAAGAAGTACAAAGTATCATTAATCAAGCAACAGCTAATGGTAAGAAAATATTACTTTGTGTTAATGGTCACGACCATACAGATTCAATAGAAAAAATTAACAAAAATTATTATTTTACCCTTAACTCAATATCTTATAAATGGTTTGGTCCAGAATTTGAACATTTTTGCTATTCCAGTGAAATTCACGAAAAATATCCATTTATAAAAGATATTGTCTTACATAGTGAACCTTTATCTGCTATTATATCAATTGATGAACAATACAATATTGAGATACAAGGTATGGAAGGTGGCTATCAAAAAATTACACCAAAGGAGTTAGGGATTACTGGTCCTTGGGATGGAAGAATAATTTCTCCTAATGTATCTTCTATGTGGTTATTGTTTGAATAG
- the recN gene encoding DNA repair protein RecN, with protein sequence MLETLSIRNLAVVEAVEVHFYPGFHVLTGETGAGKSIIIDALGLVVGGRGSADSIRYGTDKAEMEALFSLPAAHPVWETLERLGITAQPEEHLIIRREITSQGKSTSRVNGQMVNLSMLREIGEQLVNIHGQHEHQNLLKAERHLGLLDTYGEAVIGPLKADYQEKYTAFAKVEKELRELQETSQKAYQMLDLYRFQLEEISSAGLKPGEDELLAEERVKLSHSEKMMDSVSGAYELLYDRQGLESIGNVISRLEDAVRYDEKGLKSVLDQLQSSYYQLEDAAFQLRDYREEIEFNPARLEDIENRLDLISGLRRKYGDSVEQILAYYEQISHETDLLENKDEYIEKLTVKRDGLLSILMEAAEALSQARRRCAADLAAQVEGELKDLQMERTSLQVKMDILEDPRGVEYQDRRYRLTRQGIDSAEFMISPNPGEPLRPLSKIASGGELARIMLAMKSIFARHDAIPVLIFDEVDTGVSGRAAQSIADKLYKLSSTCQVFSITHLPQVACMADHQYLIRKKVEDGRTMTEVESLTAEGRVMELARMLGGVEITEKTLHHAQEMLGLAEASKAAAG encoded by the coding sequence GTGTTAGAAACGTTATCGATCCGCAATCTTGCCGTGGTTGAAGCGGTGGAGGTGCATTTTTATCCCGGTTTTCATGTGCTTACAGGGGAAACTGGTGCAGGCAAATCGATTATTATAGATGCTCTTGGGCTGGTTGTCGGAGGCCGGGGCTCAGCAGATTCCATCCGCTACGGTACGGACAAAGCCGAGATGGAAGCGCTGTTCAGCCTGCCGGCCGCACATCCCGTATGGGAAACGCTGGAGCGTCTGGGCATTACGGCGCAGCCGGAGGAGCATCTGATTATCCGCCGTGAGATCACCTCCCAGGGCAAAAGCACGTCGCGCGTCAACGGGCAAATGGTCAATCTCAGCATGCTGCGGGAAATCGGTGAGCAGCTGGTCAATATACATGGTCAGCATGAGCATCAGAATCTGCTGAAGGCTGAGCGTCATCTGGGCTTGCTGGATACGTACGGCGAAGCTGTGATTGGTCCGCTCAAGGCCGATTATCAAGAGAAATACACCGCCTTTGCCAAGGTGGAAAAAGAGCTCCGCGAGCTGCAGGAAACCAGCCAGAAGGCTTATCAGATGCTGGATTTATACCGTTTTCAGCTGGAGGAAATTTCTTCCGCAGGACTAAAACCGGGCGAAGATGAATTACTTGCCGAAGAAAGGGTCAAACTATCCCACAGCGAGAAAATGATGGATTCGGTATCCGGCGCCTACGAGCTGCTGTATGACAGACAGGGGCTGGAATCCATCGGCAATGTGATTTCCCGGCTGGAGGATGCGGTGCGATATGACGAAAAGGGTCTCAAAAGCGTGCTCGACCAGCTTCAGTCCTCGTATTACCAGCTGGAGGATGCCGCCTTTCAGCTTCGCGATTACCGCGAGGAGATTGAATTCAACCCGGCCAGGCTGGAGGATATTGAGAACCGCCTGGACCTGATCTCCGGGCTCCGGCGCAAATACGGCGACAGTGTAGAGCAGATACTTGCCTATTATGAACAAATCAGCCATGAGACGGACTTGCTGGAGAATAAGGATGAATATATTGAGAAGCTGACGGTGAAACGCGATGGTCTGCTTAGCATTCTCATGGAAGCGGCAGAAGCGCTGAGCCAGGCCCGGCGGCGGTGTGCGGCTGATCTGGCCGCTCAGGTAGAGGGTGAGCTGAAGGACCTGCAGATGGAACGGACCTCGCTTCAGGTTAAGATGGACATCCTGGAGGACCCGCGCGGCGTTGAGTACCAGGACCGCCGATACCGGCTGACCCGGCAGGGAATCGACAGTGCGGAGTTCATGATCTCCCCCAATCCCGGTGAGCCGCTGCGTCCTTTAAGCAAAATTGCCTCCGGCGGCGAGCTGGCGCGGATTATGCTGGCGATGAAGAGCATTTTTGCCAGACATGACGCGATCCCTGTTCTGATCTTTGATGAGGTGGATACGGGTGTCAGCGGACGGGCCGCCCAGTCGATTGCAGACAAGCTGTACAAGCTGTCGTCGACCTGTCAGGTGTTCTCCATTACCCATCTGCCGCAGGTAGCCTGTATGGCTGATCACCAGTACCTTATCCGCAAAAAGGTTGAAGACGGGCGAACGATGACTGAAGTGGAGTCACTGACAGCCGAAGGCCGGGTGATGGAGCTGGCCCGGATGCTGGGCGGTGTGGAAATAACCGAAAAAACCTTGCACCACGCACAGGAAATGCTCGGTCTGGCCGAGGCCAGCAAGGCGGCTGCAGGGTAA
- the spo0A gene encoding sporulation transcription factor Spo0A encodes MQNIEVLLADDNREFTNLLAEYITEQEDMTVTGIAYNGEEVLQMLSEARKIPDVLILDIIMPHLDGLGVLERLRDMDLKPEPKIIMLTAFGQENITQRAVQLGASYYILKPFDMEVLANRVRQLVGTQGSMSTSSSMSNYTGSRSNNVVPLSKGKNLDANITSIIHEIGVPAHIKGYQYLREAITMVYNNIEILGAITKTLYPAIAEKFKTTPSRVERAIRHAIEVAWTRGNIDSISHLFGYTINISKSKPTNSEFIAMVADKLRIEHKVS; translated from the coding sequence GTGCAGAATATTGAAGTGTTGTTGGCCGATGACAACAGGGAGTTTACGAATTTGCTTGCCGAGTACATTACGGAACAAGAAGATATGACAGTAACGGGCATCGCCTACAATGGGGAAGAAGTGCTTCAAATGCTGAGCGAAGCCCGCAAAATTCCCGATGTACTTATTCTTGATATCATAATGCCGCACCTGGACGGTTTAGGTGTCCTGGAGCGACTCCGCGATATGGATCTGAAGCCTGAACCCAAGATCATCATGCTGACCGCCTTTGGTCAGGAGAACATCACTCAGCGTGCTGTACAGCTTGGCGCCTCTTATTATATTTTGAAGCCGTTCGATATGGAGGTTCTTGCCAACCGTGTGCGTCAGCTCGTCGGAACACAGGGCAGTATGAGCACTTCATCGAGCATGTCCAATTATACGGGGTCCAGATCGAACAATGTGGTGCCGCTGTCCAAGGGCAAAAACCTCGATGCCAACATCACGTCCATCATTCATGAAATCGGTGTACCTGCACATATCAAGGGCTATCAGTATCTGCGTGAAGCCATTACCATGGTGTACAACAATATCGAGATTCTGGGCGCCATCACCAAGACCCTGTATCCGGCCATCGCTGAGAAATTCAAGACAACGCCATCTCGTGTAGAGCGGGCTATCCGCCACGCTATCGAGGTCGCCTGGACCCGTGGCAATATCGACAGCATCAGCCACCTGTTCGGCTATACGATTAATATCTCCAAATCCAAGCCAACTAACTCCGAATTTATTGCCATGGTCGCCGACAAGCTGCGGATTGAGCATAAGGTGTCTTGA
- a CDS encoding tyrosine-type recombinase/integrase: MTDIQFQLDNFMLYCSSKNLSRKTLASYEQTLKLFMLYLKSEFQIEEVKKVQTGHMRHYIKYLRERRKYTGVAASSLKHSNNPEGRKDYKSEISTTTISNYVRNIKVFFNYLYQVEKEINKNPMENIENPKVERKLKQTLLPNQLKGIFNYFESSTFHRYRNPVITRLLLDTGMRIGECLSILPENIDFQHKSIDVINAKN; encoded by the coding sequence ATGACAGACATTCAATTTCAATTAGACAACTTCATGCTTTATTGTTCTTCCAAGAATTTGTCACGGAAAACACTTGCGAGTTACGAACAGACGCTGAAGCTTTTTATGCTATATCTCAAAAGTGAATTTCAAATTGAAGAAGTCAAAAAAGTTCAAACAGGGCATATGAGGCACTACATTAAATACCTGCGAGAGCGGAGAAAATACACAGGTGTTGCTGCATCGAGTTTAAAACATAGCAACAACCCAGAAGGCAGAAAAGACTACAAATCAGAAATCTCAACAACCACAATCTCTAATTACGTCCGAAATATCAAAGTCTTCTTCAATTACCTTTATCAAGTCGAGAAGGAAATAAACAAAAATCCTATGGAGAATATAGAGAACCCTAAAGTTGAACGCAAGCTAAAGCAAACATTGTTGCCCAATCAACTTAAGGGTATTTTCAATTACTTTGAATCCAGTACATTTCATCGTTACAGGAACCCTGTGATTACTAGACTTCTTCTTGATACTGGCATGCGTATTGGTGAATGTCTGAGTATATTACCTGAGAATATTGATTTCCAACACAAGAGTATCGATGTGATAAATGCGAAAAATTAA
- the spoIVB gene encoding SpoIVB peptidase: MPGLLFAFFLSLSGITGPSQSYASPQDNPLDQAVQGENRDLKVIPGGQTIGVKVKSAGVLVVGHHLIEVSQQSKLSPGENSGLLPGDLMISIDGVKLDEVSKVAKLVERAGRAREPLTIMFKRGGKEHIAKLTPAYDRNDKVWRLGLYIRDSAAGVGTLTFYAPEQGVYGALGHVITDMNTGTPIVVGSGHIVQSSVTSISKSQDGDPGEKRATFYKESQVLGNVESNTDFGIFGKMTRNPDHSLYQEPIPVAMSDEVKEGPAQILTVVDGQRVERFNVDIIHVAHQETPATKGMVLRITDPRLIDKTGGIVQGMSGSPIVQNGRLIGAVTHVFVNDPKSGYGCFIEWMLKDSGVVQLENTLPYNLKAV; the protein is encoded by the coding sequence ATGCCCGGCCTTTTATTCGCCTTTTTTCTCAGCTTATCAGGCATAACGGGACCTTCCCAGAGCTATGCCTCGCCTCAGGATAACCCGCTTGACCAGGCCGTTCAGGGAGAAAACCGGGACCTTAAGGTAATACCGGGGGGACAGACGATTGGTGTGAAAGTGAAGTCCGCAGGCGTGCTTGTTGTTGGCCATCATCTGATTGAAGTATCACAGCAGTCCAAGCTTTCACCCGGAGAGAACAGCGGACTTCTGCCCGGGGATTTGATGATCTCCATCGATGGAGTGAAGCTGGACGAGGTCTCCAAGGTGGCGAAGCTGGTGGAGCGTGCAGGCCGGGCCCGCGAACCGCTGACCATTATGTTCAAACGCGGCGGCAAAGAGCATATAGCCAAGCTGACGCCGGCCTACGACCGCAATGACAAAGTATGGCGGCTAGGGCTGTATATCCGCGATTCTGCGGCGGGTGTAGGCACTTTAACCTTTTATGCGCCGGAGCAGGGAGTATATGGCGCGCTTGGTCATGTGATCACAGACATGAACACCGGTACACCCATAGTTGTCGGCAGTGGACACATCGTGCAATCCAGCGTAACCTCCATTTCCAAAAGCCAGGATGGCGATCCCGGCGAGAAGCGGGCAACCTTTTATAAAGAGAGCCAGGTTCTGGGGAATGTGGAGAGCAACACGGATTTCGGGATCTTCGGCAAAATGACCCGCAACCCGGATCACAGCCTGTACCAGGAGCCGATTCCGGTTGCCATGAGCGATGAAGTGAAGGAAGGGCCGGCGCAAATACTGACGGTCGTCGATGGACAGCGGGTAGAACGTTTCAACGTAGACATTATTCATGTAGCGCATCAGGAGACTCCGGCGACCAAAGGGATGGTGCTGCGTATTACGGACCCCCGTCTGATCGATAAGACCGGCGGCATTGTCCAAGGCATGAGCGGCAGTCCGATTGTTCAGAACGGCCGTTTGATCGGTGCGGTAACCCATGTATTCGTCAATGATCCGAAGTCCGGGTATGGCTGTTTTATCGAATGGATGCTCAAGGATTCCGGTGTAGTGCAGCTGGAGAATACTCTTCCCTATAATCTTAAGGCGGTTTAG